GCTGCTTCGTAGCGCGTGAAGCTCAGCGGCGGGTCACCTTCGGCTGCAGGCGCGACAGCGCCGCTGGCCAATGCCTGCCGCCGCCAGCCGAACAACTGCGACGGCGCCATCCCGGCCCGGCGGGCGATCGCCGAAACATTCGCCCCAGGAGCAAAAGTCTCCGCGACGAGCCGCGCCTTCGCTTCATCCGACCAGCCCCTACGTCCCCGCAACGGCCGGGCCTCCAGAGCCTCGATCACATGACAATTTCTGTCAT
Above is a genomic segment from Alphaproteobacteria bacterium containing:
- a CDS encoding transposase, which gives rise to MPDDRNCHVIEALEARPLRGRRGWSDEAKARLVAETFAPGANVSAIARRAGMAPSQLFGWRRQALASGAVAPAAEGDPPLSFTRYEAARSALVEIVIGDIVVRAGPDVTSDHLAAVLRAVRQA